The following are encoded together in the Pectobacterium punjabense genome:
- the purK gene encoding 5-(carboxyamino)imidazole ribonucleotide synthase, whose protein sequence is MKPVCVLGNGQLGRMLRQAGEPLGIAVYPVGLDAEPESVPFHNSVITAEIERWPETALTRELAEHTAFANRDIFPRLADRLTQKQLLDSLNLATAPWQLLASADEWSHVFSSLGELAIVKRRVGGYDGRGQWRLRDGEQQTLPADCYGECIVEQGINFSGEVSLVGARNAHGKCVFYPLTHNLHQDGILRTSVAFPQPDPQLQQQAEQMLSAIMNALGYVGVMAMECFIVGDRLLINELAPRVHNSGHWTQNGASISQFELHLRAILDLPLPVPVVETPSVMVNLIGTDVNIDWLALPLVHLHWYEKEVRPGRKVGHLNLPSSDTAQLQHTLQSLASLLPEEYHSGLAWAEEKLTA, encoded by the coding sequence ATGAAACCGGTCTGCGTATTAGGCAATGGCCAGTTAGGCAGAATGCTCCGCCAGGCAGGCGAACCGTTAGGGATCGCCGTTTATCCCGTTGGGCTGGATGCAGAGCCGGAGTCGGTGCCGTTTCATAACAGTGTGATTACTGCCGAGATCGAACGCTGGCCGGAAACCGCCCTCACCCGCGAGCTGGCCGAACACACGGCGTTTGCGAACCGCGACATTTTCCCACGCCTGGCCGATCGCCTGACGCAAAAACAGCTGCTGGACTCGCTGAATCTGGCAACCGCCCCCTGGCAGCTGCTGGCCAGCGCCGATGAATGGTCACACGTCTTCTCCTCACTCGGTGAGCTCGCTATCGTTAAACGCCGCGTCGGCGGTTACGACGGCCGTGGACAATGGCGCTTGCGTGACGGCGAACAGCAGACGCTGCCTGCTGATTGCTATGGTGAGTGCATCGTTGAGCAAGGGATTAATTTTTCTGGCGAAGTCTCACTGGTTGGCGCTCGTAATGCACATGGCAAATGCGTGTTCTATCCGCTCACTCATAACCTGCATCAGGATGGCATTCTGCGCACCAGCGTGGCTTTCCCTCAGCCCGATCCGCAGCTGCAACAGCAAGCTGAGCAGATGCTGTCCGCGATTATGAATGCGCTGGGCTATGTTGGCGTGATGGCGATGGAATGCTTTATTGTCGGCGATCGCCTGCTCATTAACGAACTGGCGCCACGCGTACACAATAGCGGACACTGGACGCAAAATGGTGCGTCGATCAGCCAGTTTGAGCTCCACCTGCGTGCCATTCTGGATCTGCCGCTGCCAGTACCGGTCGTCGAAACCCCTTCGGTGATGGTCAATCTGATCGGAACCGATGTAAATATCGACTGGTTGGCGTTGCCGCTGGTGCATCTGCACTGGTATGAGAAGGAGGTTCGTCCTGGCCGCAAAGTAGGACACCTCAATCTACCGTCGTCAGACACCGCACAATTGCAGCACACACTGCAATCGTTGGCTTCTCTATTACCAGAGGAATACCACAGCGGGCTGGCGTGGGCAGAAGAAAAACTGACTGCCTGA
- a CDS encoding HAAAP family serine/threonine permease produces MSTIQDSSQVLEQASGWRKSDTVWMLGLYGTAIGAGVLFLPINAGIGGLIPLIIMALIAFPMTYYSHRALCRFVLSGKKGGEDITEVVEEHFGVGAGKLITLLYFFAIYPILLVYSVAITNTVDSFITHQLHLPSPPRAVLSLILILGLMFIVRFGEAMIVKAMSILVYPFVAVLMLLALYLIPNWNTSVFENISLSSSVTGNGLLATLWLAIPVMVFSFNHSPIISSFAVAKRKEYGDDAEKKCSRILSYSHIMMVMTVMFFVFSCVLSLSPAELMEAKAQNISILSYLANHFNNPVIGYLAPVIATIAISKSFLGHYLGAGEGFNGMIVKTLRSRGKTISHTKLNRITALFMLVTTWIVATKNPSILGMIETLGGPIIACLLFLMPMYAIQKVPAMKKYSGHISNVFVTLMGLIAISAIVYSLRDLL; encoded by the coding sequence ATGAGCACCATTCAAGATAGCAGCCAGGTATTAGAACAGGCTTCAGGATGGCGTAAAAGCGACACTGTCTGGATGCTGGGCCTCTATGGCACAGCCATCGGCGCTGGCGTGTTATTCTTACCTATCAATGCTGGTATTGGTGGGTTAATTCCGTTAATTATCATGGCACTGATTGCCTTCCCGATGACATATTATTCTCACCGTGCCTTATGCCGCTTTGTATTATCCGGCAAGAAAGGTGGCGAAGATATTACCGAAGTCGTTGAAGAACATTTCGGCGTTGGTGCAGGTAAATTAATCACTTTACTTTATTTTTTCGCTATTTATCCGATCTTATTAGTTTATAGCGTTGCTATCACCAATACAGTAGATAGCTTTATTACTCACCAATTGCACTTACCTTCTCCACCGCGTGCCGTGCTGTCATTAATATTGATCCTTGGGTTGATGTTTATTGTCCGTTTCGGTGAAGCGATGATCGTTAAGGCAATGAGTATTCTGGTTTATCCTTTCGTTGCCGTGCTGATGTTACTGGCGCTTTATTTAATTCCGAACTGGAATACCTCTGTTTTTGAAAACATTTCTTTGAGTTCCAGCGTAACGGGCAACGGTCTGTTAGCGACATTGTGGTTGGCTATTCCGGTGATGGTTTTCTCCTTCAACCACTCGCCAATCATCTCTTCTTTCGCCGTTGCCAAGCGTAAAGAATATGGCGATGACGCAGAGAAAAAATGTTCACGCATCCTTTCTTATAGCCACATCATGATGGTGATGACCGTGATGTTCTTTGTCTTCAGCTGCGTACTAAGCCTTTCTCCGGCGGAGCTGATGGAAGCGAAAGCACAGAACATTTCTATTTTGTCCTATCTGGCGAACCACTTTAACAATCCGGTCATCGGCTATCTGGCTCCAGTTATTGCCACTATCGCGATCTCTAAATCCTTCCTGGGTCACTATCTGGGCGCTGGCGAAGGTTTTAACGGCATGATCGTGAAAACCCTACGTAGCAGAGGCAAAACCATTTCCCATACCAAACTGAACCGCATCACGGCGCTGTTCATGCTGGTTACCACCTGGATTGTCGCGACCAAGAACCCAAGCATTTTGGGTATGATCGAAACATTGGGTGGTCCGATTATCGCCTGCTTGCTGTTCCTGATGCCGATGTACGCCATCCAGAAAGTTCCAGCGATGAAGAAGTACAGCGGCCACATCAGTAACGTCTTTGTTACCCTGATGGGACTGATCGCTATTTCCGCCATTGTTTACAGCCTGCGCGATCTGCTGTAG
- the lpxH gene encoding UDP-2,3-diacylglucosamine diphosphatase, translated as MATLFIADLHLSVHEPAITAGFLRFLRQDAIHADALYILGDLFDAWIGDDDPQPLHATIAAELYALHQRGIPCYFVHGNRDFLIGKRFAQQSGLTLLPTENIVDLYGQKILILHGDTLCTDDLAYQKFRRRVHNPFIQRLFLLLPLSLRVKIAAKMRATSQQKNQKKSQQIMDVNPEQVIGRLRHYQVKTMIHGHTHRPAIHQVSLGDSHGRRAVLGAWHEEGSMIKVTPQNIELISFPF; from the coding sequence ATGGCAACGCTGTTCATTGCCGATCTGCATTTAAGCGTTCATGAACCGGCGATTACCGCCGGTTTTCTGCGCTTTTTACGCCAGGACGCCATTCATGCCGATGCGCTGTACATCCTCGGTGACCTGTTCGATGCCTGGATTGGTGACGATGATCCGCAACCGCTGCATGCGACCATCGCCGCTGAGCTGTATGCATTACATCAGCGCGGCATTCCCTGTTATTTCGTGCACGGTAACCGTGATTTTTTGATCGGCAAGCGTTTCGCCCAACAAAGCGGGCTGACACTGCTACCAACAGAAAATATCGTTGACCTCTACGGGCAGAAAATCCTCATTCTGCATGGCGATACCTTGTGCACTGACGATTTGGCCTATCAAAAATTTCGCCGCCGGGTACACAACCCGTTCATTCAGCGGCTGTTCCTGCTCTTACCTTTATCATTACGTGTGAAAATCGCTGCGAAGATGCGGGCAACCAGCCAGCAGAAGAATCAGAAGAAATCGCAGCAGATTATGGATGTGAATCCTGAGCAGGTGATTGGCCGCTTACGGCACTATCAGGTGAAGACGATGATCCACGGGCATACTCACCGGCCAGCCATCCACCAGGTCTCTCTCGGTGATTCTCATGGCCGTCGTGCTGTTCTTGGCGCCTGGCATGAAGAAGGGTCGATGATTAAGGTCACGCCACAAAATATCGAACTGATTTCCTTCCCCTTTTAA
- the purE gene encoding 5-(carboxyamino)imidazole ribonucleotide mutase, which produces MSSNVAPAKIAIVMGSKSDWATMQFAAEILTTLNIPFHTEVVSAHRTPDKLFSFAEQAAKNGFDVIIAGAGGAAHLPGMLAAKTLVPVLGVPVQSSTLSGVDSLYSIVQMPRGIPVGTLAIGKAGAANAALLAAQILALHDNDIATRLADWRQAQTDDVLSHPDPREEA; this is translated from the coding sequence ATGTCATCCAACGTTGCCCCGGCTAAAATTGCCATCGTCATGGGTTCAAAGAGTGACTGGGCCACTATGCAGTTTGCTGCGGAAATCCTCACCACGCTGAACATTCCTTTTCATACCGAAGTCGTTTCTGCACACCGGACACCAGATAAGCTGTTTAGCTTCGCTGAGCAGGCGGCAAAAAATGGTTTTGATGTGATTATCGCTGGCGCAGGCGGCGCAGCACACCTGCCGGGTATGCTGGCAGCGAAAACGCTGGTTCCCGTGCTCGGCGTACCCGTACAAAGTTCAACGCTGAGCGGTGTAGACAGCCTGTACTCCATCGTCCAAATGCCGCGTGGCATCCCAGTCGGCACGTTGGCAATTGGCAAGGCTGGTGCAGCGAATGCCGCTCTGCTGGCCGCACAAATTCTCGCCCTGCATGATAACGACATCGCCACCCGACTGGCCGACTGGCGCCAGGCGCAAACTGATGATGTGCTGTCTCATCCCGATCCGCGGGAGGAGGCATGA
- the ppiB gene encoding peptidylprolyl isomerase B: MITLHTNHGDIVINTFADKAPVTVENFLNYCRSGFYDNTIFHRVINGFMIQGGGFAPGMDQKETNATIKNEANNGLKNTRGTLAMARTNDPHSATAQFFINLVDNDFLNFRSERADGWGYCVFAEVTDGMDVVDKIKGVATGRSGMHQDVPKEDVVITHVTVSE, translated from the coding sequence ATGATTACGCTTCATACCAATCACGGCGATATCGTTATTAATACGTTTGCAGACAAAGCGCCAGTTACCGTAGAAAACTTCCTGAACTACTGCCGCAGCGGTTTTTATGACAACACGATTTTTCACCGTGTCATTAATGGTTTTATGATTCAAGGCGGTGGTTTCGCTCCCGGTATGGATCAAAAAGAAACCAACGCGACAATCAAAAATGAAGCCAACAATGGCCTGAAAAATACGCGTGGCACGCTGGCGATGGCTCGCACTAACGATCCGCACTCTGCAACAGCCCAGTTCTTTATCAACCTCGTTGATAACGATTTCCTGAACTTCCGTTCAGAACGTGCCGATGGCTGGGGCTACTGCGTTTTCGCTGAAGTGACCGACGGTATGGACGTCGTTGATAAAATCAAAGGCGTGGCAACAGGCCGCAGCGGTATGCATCAGGACGTACCGAAAGAAGACGTGGTGATTACCCACGTAACGGTCAGCGAATAA